The following are from one region of the Bradyrhizobium septentrionale genome:
- a CDS encoding ATP-binding protein — translation MPKKAKKSPSKTTSKTAPKTAGKRAAKAATKRPETPLDGATAERIANALETIASRLSAASPAPDPAGSLSATDAFVWHPDGRLAPVPRVSRVEIGLLKGVDRMRDILMENTERFANGLPANNALLWGARGMGKSSLVKATHASINVDRKPADRLKLIEIHREDIESLPGLMELLRSSSFRFIVFCDDLSFDGNDASYKSLKAVLEGGIEGRPDNVILYATSNRRHLLAREMIENERSTAINPGEAVEEKVSLSDRFGLWLGFHRCSQDEYLAMVKGYCDHYGIKIAENELEREALEWSTTRGSRSGRVAWQYTQELAGRLGVRLAGA, via the coding sequence ATGCCGAAAAAAGCCAAGAAATCACCCAGTAAAACCACGAGTAAAACAGCCCCCAAAACCGCCGGCAAACGCGCTGCGAAAGCCGCGACAAAACGCCCGGAAACGCCGCTCGACGGCGCGACCGCCGAGCGGATCGCGAACGCCCTGGAGACCATTGCGAGCCGGCTTTCGGCCGCCTCCCCCGCCCCCGATCCGGCCGGGTCGCTCAGTGCCACAGACGCCTTTGTCTGGCACCCGGACGGGCGCCTGGCCCCGGTGCCGCGCGTCAGCCGCGTCGAGATCGGCCTGCTCAAGGGCGTCGACCGGATGCGCGACATCCTGATGGAGAATACCGAGCGCTTCGCCAACGGACTGCCCGCCAACAATGCGCTGCTGTGGGGCGCCCGCGGCATGGGCAAGTCGTCCCTGGTGAAGGCCACCCATGCCAGCATCAATGTCGACCGCAAGCCGGCCGACCGGCTCAAGCTGATCGAGATTCACCGCGAGGACATCGAAAGCCTGCCCGGCCTGATGGAGCTGCTGCGCAGCTCATCGTTCCGCTTCATCGTGTTCTGCGACGACCTCTCCTTCGACGGCAACGACGCTTCCTACAAATCGCTGAAGGCGGTGCTCGAAGGCGGTATCGAGGGGCGCCCCGACAACGTCATCCTCTATGCGACCTCGAACCGGCGGCATCTCCTGGCGCGCGAGATGATCGAGAACGAACGCTCGACCGCGATCAATCCGGGCGAAGCGGTCGAGGAAAAGGTCTCGCTGTCTGACCGTTTCGGCCTCTGGCTCGGCTTCCATCGCTGCAGCCAGGACGAGTACCTCGCGATGGTGAAGGGATATTGCGACCATTACGGCATCAAGATCGCCGAGAACGAACTCGAGCGCGAGGCGCTCGAATGGTCGACCACCCGCGGATCGCGCTCCGGCCGCGTCGCCTGGCAATACACCCAGGAACTGGCGGGCCGGCTCGGCGTGCGGCTCGCCGGGGCGTAA
- the secD gene encoding protein translocase subunit SecD → MLYFTRWRALGIILTALVVCLCAVPNFFPEAQVKTWPAWAQRRLVLGLDLQGGSYLLLEVDSNYVKKEKLDQIRDDVRRVLREAKIVYTGLNVRNEAVEVRISKDTDQATALSKLRDLSQPLGGLLGSSGQRSLDVADAGGGLIRLTVPQAAITERIRQTIEQSIQIVERRVNELGTVEPVIQRQGTDRILVQVPGLQDPTRLKELLGKTAKMEFRMVDSSVSPDQAQQGRLPPDSELLMSASPPPVPYVVKKQVLVSGGELSDAQPGFDQRTGEAIVSFKFNTSGARKFAQATAENVGQPFAIVLDNKVISAPVIREPITGGQGQISGSFTVQSANDLAILMRAGALPAPLTVIEERTVGPGLGQDSIEKGELAAYVGSILVIVFMLITYRLFGVFANIAVAINVAMIFGLLSLLNATLTLPGIAGIVLTVGIAVDSNVLIYERIREELRGGRNAISAIDAGFKRALATILDSNITTFIAAAVLFYIGTGPVRGFAVTLGIGIITTVFTAFTLTRLIVAGWVRWKRPQTVPI, encoded by the coding sequence ATGTTGTATTTCACGCGGTGGCGAGCGCTGGGGATCATCCTGACAGCGCTGGTGGTCTGCCTGTGCGCCGTGCCCAATTTCTTCCCCGAGGCGCAGGTCAAGACCTGGCCGGCCTGGGCGCAGCGGCGCCTCGTGCTTGGCCTCGACCTGCAGGGCGGCTCGTATCTCTTGCTCGAGGTCGACTCCAACTATGTGAAGAAGGAGAAGCTCGACCAGATCCGCGACGACGTGCGGCGGGTGCTTCGTGAAGCCAAGATCGTCTATACCGGCCTCAACGTCCGCAACGAAGCGGTGGAAGTCCGCATCTCCAAGGACACCGACCAGGCGACGGCGTTGTCGAAGCTGCGTGACTTATCGCAGCCGCTCGGCGGCCTGCTTGGCTCCAGCGGCCAGCGCAGTCTCGATGTGGCAGATGCCGGCGGCGGCTTGATCCGCCTGACGGTGCCGCAGGCCGCGATCACCGAGCGGATCCGGCAGACCATCGAGCAATCGATCCAGATCGTCGAGCGGCGCGTCAACGAACTCGGTACGGTCGAGCCCGTGATTCAGCGTCAAGGCACCGACCGCATCCTGGTGCAGGTGCCGGGCCTGCAGGACCCGACCCGCCTGAAGGAACTGCTCGGCAAGACGGCGAAGATGGAATTCCGGATGGTCGACTCCTCGGTGTCGCCCGACCAGGCGCAACAGGGCCGCTTGCCGCCGGATTCCGAACTGCTGATGAGTGCGTCACCGCCGCCGGTTCCGTATGTCGTCAAGAAGCAGGTTCTGGTTTCCGGAGGCGAACTGTCCGATGCCCAGCCCGGCTTTGACCAGCGTACGGGCGAGGCGATCGTCAGCTTCAAATTCAATACGTCGGGCGCCCGCAAATTCGCGCAGGCGACCGCCGAGAACGTCGGTCAGCCGTTTGCGATCGTGCTCGACAACAAGGTGATCTCGGCACCGGTGATCCGCGAGCCGATCACCGGCGGACAGGGCCAGATCTCCGGCAGCTTCACCGTGCAGTCGGCGAACGATCTGGCGATCCTGATGCGCGCCGGCGCGCTGCCGGCGCCGCTGACCGTGATCGAGGAGCGCACCGTTGGTCCCGGCCTCGGGCAGGACTCGATCGAAAAGGGCGAGCTCGCGGCCTATGTCGGCTCGATCCTTGTCATCGTGTTCATGCTGATCACCTATCGGCTGTTCGGCGTGTTCGCCAACATCGCCGTGGCGATCAATGTCGCCATGATCTTTGGGCTATTGTCGCTGCTCAATGCCACGCTGACCTTGCCCGGCATCGCCGGCATCGTGCTCACCGTCGGCATCGCGGTCGACTCCAACGTGCTGATTTATGAGCGCATCCGCGAGGAATTGCGCGGCGGCCGCAATGCGATCTCGGCGATCGACGCCGGCTTCAAGCGGGCGCTCGCGACCATCCTCGACTCCAACATCACCACCTTCATTGCTGCCGCCGTGCTGTTCTACATCGGCACCGGACCGGTGCGCGGCTTTGCCGTGACGCTCGGCATCGGCATCATCACCACGGTGTTCACCGCCTTTACCCTGACGCGCCTGATCGTCGCGGGGTGGGTGCGGTGGAAGCGGCCGCAAACCGTGCCGATCTGA
- a CDS encoding DUF1488 family protein, giving the protein MPLTRGRIGGYNSERLAFGFTMMHGDQEIECQISDAAMDELAGTRGTPSLARQAQFVALRDAIEMIASDIFDSGPVVRGATIRIFTKHISKEPS; this is encoded by the coding sequence ATGCCACTCACCCGTGGCCGTATCGGGGGATATAATTCCGAACGCCTGGCGTTCGGATTCACCATGATGCACGGCGATCAGGAAATTGAATGCCAGATCAGCGATGCCGCAATGGACGAGCTGGCCGGCACGCGCGGAACACCGAGCCTGGCCCGGCAGGCGCAATTCGTTGCGCTGCGCGACGCTATCGAGATGATCGCATCCGACATCTTTGACAGCGGTCCGGTGGTCCGGGGCGCAACGATCCGGATCTTCACCAAGCACATCTCGAAAGAGCCGAGTTGA
- a CDS encoding serine/threonine protein kinase: protein MSLPKDDDATLSARWRQGVLLKRDVFSTVERGRFRADDGEVDGVLRRLDQVPFWSFLVALHLFSRERRALTLARDLDVGPKLLWAGKRALVRGFIDGAALHLAKPHGDVAYFRSAKAALRKLHRAGICHNDLAKEQNWLVGRDGRAYLTDFQLAACFKSRSRLFRIAAYEDLRHLLKHKRSYAPEALTPKERKVLAKKSAVASIWLRTGKKVYQAITRGIFNFTDREGGGRRLVNDAPVLVDLIRRNPDVRDTAIVAFADRRVGVGLYAFVEADQSALERTLRSELAAAKGVKPPEHIQIVHALPRDAAGKPRTEILQLVAMNQIDLIEPMMRSDADREFLKDILEQRKNLRDRFNFEVAEMDRPAR, encoded by the coding sequence ATGAGCTTGCCGAAAGACGACGACGCGACGCTGTCGGCGCGATGGCGCCAGGGTGTCCTGCTCAAGCGCGATGTGTTCTCGACCGTCGAGCGCGGCCGCTTCCGCGCCGATGACGGCGAGGTCGACGGCGTGCTGCGCCGGCTCGACCAGGTGCCGTTCTGGTCGTTCCTCGTGGCGCTGCATCTGTTTTCGCGCGAACGCCGCGCGCTGACCTTGGCGCGCGACCTCGACGTCGGCCCCAAGTTGCTGTGGGCCGGCAAGCGCGCGCTGGTGCGCGGCTTCATCGACGGCGCGGCGCTGCATCTGGCGAAGCCGCACGGCGACGTCGCCTATTTCCGCTCCGCCAAGGCCGCGTTGCGCAAGCTGCATCGCGCCGGTATCTGCCACAACGACCTCGCCAAGGAGCAGAACTGGCTGGTCGGCCGCGACGGCCGCGCCTACCTCACCGACTTCCAACTCGCCGCCTGCTTCAAGAGCCGAAGCCGGCTGTTCCGCATCGCGGCCTATGAGGATCTGCGGCATCTCTTGAAGCACAAGCGCAGCTACGCGCCGGAGGCGTTGACGCCGAAGGAGCGCAAGGTGCTCGCCAAGAAGTCGGCGGTCGCCAGCATCTGGCTCAGGACCGGCAAGAAGGTCTATCAGGCGATCACGCGCGGCATCTTCAATTTCACCGACCGCGAGGGCGGCGGCCGGCGGCTGGTCAACGACGCCCCGGTGCTGGTCGATCTGATCCGCAGGAATCCGGATGTGCGCGACACCGCGATCGTTGCCTTTGCCGACCGGCGCGTCGGCGTCGGGCTCTATGCGTTCGTCGAGGCCGACCAGTCCGCGCTGGAGAGGACGCTGCGCAGCGAGCTTGCTGCCGCCAAGGGCGTCAAGCCGCCCGAACACATCCAGATCGTGCATGCGCTGCCGCGCGATGCGGCCGGCAAGCCGCGCACCGAAATCCTGCAGCTCGTCGCCATGAACCAGATCGACCTGATCGAGCCGATGATGCGCAGCGACGCCGATCGCGAGTTCCTCAAGGACATCCTCGAGCAACGCAAGAATCTGCGCGATCGATTCAATTTTGAAGTGGCCGAGATGGATCGGCCGGCGCGTTAA
- a CDS encoding lytic murein transglycosylase → MTSHLSFRTLAIGAWLVTSTASALAAPCGTGTFESWLDDFRKEAAAKGISQNAIQAGLNGVTQDKAILARDHSQQVFSQTFEQFSGRMVPPRLNRGSDMMKRYGSVLSRIEEAYGVPGEILVAIWGLETDFGVNTGKFATIRSLATLAYDCRRSDMFKAELMDALRIVERGDLAPQEMRGAWAGELGQTQFMPSSYIKFAVDFDGNGKRDLLRNVPDVLASTANFLKSHGWKQGKGWEPGSENFTVIQQWNKSEIYARTIGFFATQLAKAP, encoded by the coding sequence ATGACCTCTCACCTTTCCTTTCGCACGCTCGCCATCGGCGCATGGCTCGTGACCTCGACGGCGTCCGCGCTCGCCGCCCCGTGCGGCACGGGCACGTTCGAGTCCTGGCTCGACGATTTCAGGAAGGAGGCTGCGGCGAAGGGCATTTCGCAGAACGCGATCCAGGCCGGGCTGAATGGTGTCACGCAGGACAAGGCGATCCTGGCGCGCGACCACTCGCAGCAGGTGTTCAGCCAGACGTTTGAGCAGTTCTCGGGCCGCATGGTGCCGCCGCGTCTCAACCGCGGCTCCGACATGATGAAGCGCTACGGCTCGGTGCTGTCGCGCATCGAGGAGGCCTATGGCGTGCCGGGCGAAATCCTGGTCGCGATCTGGGGGCTGGAGACCGATTTCGGCGTCAACACCGGCAAGTTTGCGACCATACGCTCGCTGGCGACGCTCGCCTATGATTGCCGCCGCTCCGACATGTTCAAGGCCGAGCTGATGGATGCGTTGCGCATCGTCGAGCGCGGCGATCTCGCGCCGCAGGAGATGCGCGGCGCCTGGGCTGGCGAGCTCGGCCAGACCCAGTTCATGCCGTCGTCCTACATCAAGTTCGCGGTCGACTTCGACGGCAACGGCAAGCGCGATCTCCTGCGCAACGTGCCCGACGTGCTGGCGTCGACGGCGAATTTCCTGAAGAGCCATGGCTGGAAGCAGGGCAAGGGCTGGGAGCCCGGCAGCGAGAATTTTACGGTGATCCAGCAGTGGAACAAGAGCGAGATTTACGCTCGAACGATCGGCTTCTTCGCGACCCAACTCGCCAAGGCGCCATAG
- the yajC gene encoding preprotein translocase subunit YajC produces MLITPAFAQAGAGGDTNSMLMSLLPFALIFVIMYFLILRPQQKKVRDHADLVKNIRRGDTVVTSGGLVGKVTKVVDDDQIEFEISDGVRVRQMRQMISGVRTKGEPAKGDAKDEASAS; encoded by the coding sequence ATGCTGATTACTCCTGCGTTTGCTCAGGCTGGAGCGGGTGGTGACACCAACAGCATGTTGATGTCGCTGCTGCCATTCGCGCTGATCTTCGTCATCATGTACTTCCTGATTCTGCGCCCGCAGCAGAAGAAGGTGCGCGATCACGCAGACCTCGTGAAGAACATCCGCCGCGGCGACACCGTGGTGACCTCGGGCGGCCTCGTCGGCAAGGTGACCAAGGTGGTCGACGACGACCAGATCGAGTTCGAGATTTCGGACGGCGTTCGCGTGCGGCAGATGCGCCAGATGATCTCGGGCGTGCGGACCAAGGGTGAGCCGGCGAAGGGCGACGCCAAGGACGAGGCGTCCGCGAGCTGA
- a CDS encoding DUF2189 domain-containing protein, which translates to MATQYQGNVTSMTQSGAASAPVIRTIGLSDLHHALRLGWEDFKAVPSHAIILCLIYPVLGLVLARTVHGYSVLPLLFPLAAGFALLGPFAAIGLYEMSRRREDGGEASAWDALEVFRSPSFGAMLGVGTLLFALFVTWIATAQAIYTAVFGYETAANIPDFAARVLTTPQGWWLIVVGCSVGFLFALVALCISVVAFPMMLDRQATAGEAMVTSMRAVAQNPVPMAAWGLIVAVLLLLGSIPFFLGLAVVIPLLGHATWHLYREVIVKDPNARPVIPEPRERKPAADFPANLFPWRRSDRG; encoded by the coding sequence ATGGCCACTCAATACCAAGGCAATGTCACATCGATGACGCAGAGCGGCGCCGCATCTGCGCCTGTCATCCGCACCATCGGCCTGTCCGATTTGCATCATGCGCTGCGTCTCGGCTGGGAAGACTTCAAGGCGGTGCCAAGCCACGCCATCATCCTGTGTCTGATCTATCCCGTGCTCGGCCTCGTGCTGGCGCGCACGGTGCACGGTTATTCCGTGCTGCCCCTGCTGTTTCCGCTGGCCGCGGGCTTTGCCCTGCTCGGCCCGTTTGCCGCGATCGGTCTTTACGAGATGAGCCGCCGCCGCGAGGATGGCGGGGAAGCATCGGCATGGGATGCCCTGGAGGTATTCCGTTCGCCGTCGTTCGGCGCGATGCTCGGGGTCGGAACGCTGCTCTTCGCGCTGTTCGTGACCTGGATCGCGACCGCCCAGGCGATCTACACGGCGGTGTTCGGCTATGAGACCGCCGCCAACATTCCCGATTTTGCCGCGCGCGTGCTGACCACCCCGCAAGGCTGGTGGCTGATCGTGGTCGGCTGCAGCGTCGGCTTCCTGTTCGCGCTCGTGGCGCTGTGCATCAGCGTGGTCGCCTTCCCCATGATGCTCGACCGCCAGGCAACCGCCGGCGAAGCGATGGTGACGTCGATGCGCGCCGTGGCGCAAAACCCGGTGCCGATGGCCGCCTGGGGCCTGATCGTCGCGGTGCTGCTGCTGCTGGGCTCGATCCCGTTCTTCCTCGGGCTTGCCGTCGTGATCCCGCTGCTTGGTCACGCCACCTGGCATCTCTATCGCGAGGTCATCGTCAAGGATCCGAATGCGCGGCCGGTGATTCCCGAGCCGCGCGAGCGTAAGCCCGCCGCGGACTTCCCCGCCAACCTGTTCCCGTGGCGGCGCAGCGATCGCGGGTAA
- a CDS encoding DUF1127 domain-containing protein, which produces MLLSLIRMIQAFRDYQRNVSELSQLSDRELADIGLDRSDIPRVAAGTYNG; this is translated from the coding sequence ATGTTGCTCTCGCTCATCCGCATGATCCAGGCTTTCCGGGATTATCAGCGCAATGTCAGCGAACTGTCCCAGCTCAGCGATCGCGAACTGGCCGATATCGGCCTCGACCGCTCGGACATTCCGCGCGTTGCCGCCGGTACCTACAACGGCTAA
- the trmFO gene encoding methylenetetrahydrofolate--tRNA-(uracil(54)-C(5))-methyltransferase (FADH(2)-oxidizing) TrmFO codes for MTPHQSSSQSVHIVGAGLAGSEAAWQVASAGIRAVLHEMRPHRMTEAHRTEGCAELVCSNSFRSDDAANNAVGLLHAEMRRLGSLIMRSADANQVPAGGALAVDRDGFSAAVTKALNEHPLIEISREEVAGLPPADWSNVIVATGPLTSAPLADAIRQLTDESALAFFDAIAPIVHRDSIDMSVAWFQSRYDKVGPGGTGADYINCPMTKEQYDAFVAALLDGEKVDFKDWETNTPYFDGCLPVEVMAERGHETLRHGPMKPVGLTNPHNPTVKPYAIVQLRQDNKLGTLYNIVGFQTKLKHGAQQRVFRTIPGLEQAEFARLGGLHRNTFLNSPKLLDAQLRLRAQPRLRFAGQMTGCEGYVESASVGLIAGLCAAADTRGAVLTPPPATTALGALLGHITGGHIETIESGPRSFQPMNINFGLFPPLASPPTKKPDGSRLRGNEKTVAKKQAISARALADLDHWIAEHLRIAAAA; via the coding sequence ATGACACCGCATCAATCCTCTTCCCAATCCGTGCACATCGTGGGCGCGGGGCTCGCCGGCTCGGAAGCCGCCTGGCAGGTCGCCAGTGCCGGCATTCGCGCCGTCCTGCATGAAATGCGCCCGCACCGGATGACCGAGGCGCATCGGACCGAAGGCTGCGCCGAACTGGTCTGCTCGAACTCCTTCCGCTCCGACGATGCCGCCAACAACGCGGTCGGGCTGCTGCACGCCGAGATGCGGCGGTTGGGCTCGCTGATCATGCGTTCGGCCGACGCCAACCAGGTGCCCGCCGGCGGCGCGCTGGCGGTCGACCGCGACGGCTTTTCCGCCGCCGTCACCAAGGCGCTGAACGAACATCCGCTGATCGAGATCAGCCGCGAGGAAGTCGCCGGCCTGCCGCCGGCCGACTGGAGCAACGTCATCGTCGCCACCGGTCCCCTCACCTCGGCACCGCTCGCCGACGCCATCAGGCAGCTGACCGACGAGAGCGCGCTCGCGTTCTTCGACGCGATCGCGCCGATCGTGCACAGGGATTCCATCGACATGTCGGTGGCCTGGTTTCAATCGCGCTACGACAAAGTCGGCCCCGGCGGCACCGGCGCCGACTACATCAACTGTCCGATGACGAAGGAGCAGTATGACGCCTTCGTCGCGGCGTTGCTCGATGGCGAGAAGGTCGACTTCAAGGACTGGGAGACCAACACGCCCTATTTCGACGGCTGCCTGCCGGTCGAGGTGATGGCCGAACGCGGTCACGAAACGCTGCGCCACGGGCCGATGAAGCCGGTCGGATTGACCAATCCGCACAATCCGACGGTCAAGCCCTATGCGATCGTCCAGCTGCGGCAGGACAACAAGCTCGGCACGCTCTACAACATCGTCGGCTTCCAGACCAAGCTGAAGCACGGCGCACAGCAGCGTGTGTTCCGCACCATCCCGGGCCTTGAGCAGGCGGAGTTCGCCCGCCTCGGCGGCCTGCATCGCAACACCTTCCTCAATTCGCCAAAGCTGCTCGACGCGCAATTGCGCCTGCGCGCCCAGCCGCGGCTGCGCTTCGCCGGGCAGATGACCGGCTGCGAGGGCTATGTCGAGTCGGCCAGCGTCGGCCTGATTGCCGGGCTCTGCGCCGCCGCCGACACGCGCGGCGCAGTGCTGACGCCGCCGCCGGCCACGACCGCACTCGGCGCGCTGCTCGGCCACATCACCGGCGGCCATATCGAGACCATCGAATCCGGCCCGCGCTCGTTCCAGCCGATGAACATCAATTTCGGTCTGTTCCCGCCGCTGGCCAGCCCTCCGACCAAGAAGCCGGACGGCTCGCGGCTGCGCGGCAACGAGAAGACGGTCGCCAAGAAACAGGCGATCAGCGCGCGGGCGCTCGCCGACCTCGACCATTGGATCGCAGAGCACCTGCGTATTGCAGCGGCGGCCTGA
- the secF gene encoding protein translocase subunit SecF — MTHTVLIGLGILIAVLTVVAALGLLPALRIVPDDTHFDFTRFRRISFPISAVLSIVAITLFFTHGLNFGIDFKGGTLLEVQAKSGTADIAAMRTTLNGLGLGEVQLQQFGGPAEVLIRVAEQPGGDKAQQDAVTKVRGALGESVDYRRVEVVGPRVSGELLAYGMIGLMFAIVGILIYLWFRFEWQFALGAMIANVHDIVLTIGFMSITQVDFDLTSIAALLTILGYSLNDTVVIYDRIREMLRRYKKMPMPQLLNESINSTLSRSIITHVTVTLALLALLLFGGQAIHSFTAVMMFGVVLVGTYTSIFIAAPILIYLGVHTTRGEAQDAPAKKPDAAAAKK; from the coding sequence GTGACTCATACCGTTCTCATTGGCCTTGGCATCCTGATCGCCGTGCTGACCGTCGTCGCGGCGCTCGGTTTGCTGCCGGCGCTGCGCATCGTGCCCGACGACACGCATTTCGATTTCACGCGCTTTCGCCGCATCAGCTTTCCGATCTCGGCGGTGCTCTCGATCGTTGCGATCACGCTGTTCTTCACCCACGGCCTGAATTTCGGCATCGACTTCAAGGGCGGCACGCTGCTGGAGGTGCAGGCCAAGTCCGGCACCGCCGACATCGCCGCGATGCGCACAACCTTGAACGGTCTTGGGCTCGGCGAGGTGCAGCTGCAACAATTCGGTGGTCCAGCCGAAGTCCTGATCCGCGTCGCCGAGCAGCCCGGCGGCGATAAGGCGCAACAGGATGCAGTAACGAAAGTGCGCGGCGCGCTCGGCGAATCCGTCGATTACCGCCGCGTCGAAGTGGTGGGACCGCGCGTCTCCGGCGAACTGCTTGCCTACGGCATGATCGGCCTGATGTTCGCGATTGTCGGCATCCTGATCTATCTCTGGTTCCGGTTCGAGTGGCAGTTCGCGCTCGGCGCCATGATCGCCAATGTCCACGACATCGTGCTGACCATCGGCTTCATGTCGATCACTCAGGTCGATTTCGACCTCACCAGCATCGCGGCACTGCTGACAATTCTCGGCTATTCGCTCAACGACACCGTCGTCATCTACGACCGTATCCGCGAGATGCTGCGGCGCTACAAGAAGATGCCGATGCCGCAGCTGCTCAACGAATCGATCAACTCGACGCTGTCGCGCTCGATCATCACCCACGTCACCGTGACCCTGGCGCTGCTCGCGCTGCTGCTGTTCGGCGGCCAGGCGATTCACAGCTTCACTGCGGTCATGATGTTCGGCGTCGTGCTGGTCGGCACCTACACTTCGATCTTCATCGCGGCGCCAATCCTGATCTATCTCGGTGTTCACACCACGCGGGGCGAGGCGCAGGATGCGCCGGCCAAGAAGCCGGACGCGGCGGCAGCCAAGAAGTAG
- a CDS encoding phytoene/squalene synthase family protein has product MSAAEAPKDGAGFCADLVRTHDFVRYASTLFMPGPERRALLALYAFNIEVSRVHEQVSQPLPGEMRLQWWTDMLAGAGHGGVEGNPVAAELLQAIRTHRLPVSPLSQLVEEHQFDLYNDPMPSLAALEGYLDATASVLFSEATRIVARPSEAIDHLARHAGLAQGMAQVIAALGRDASRQQLFLPLPLLQQHGSSKEEVFAGKPTPNIRAAVEQLADEALGHLKTAFGLLADVPSGVRPIFLPLAYVRRELNRARRADNDPFLPQPVSRLRTLWTLWRAARTEEFGR; this is encoded by the coding sequence ATGAGCGCCGCGGAGGCGCCAAAGGACGGCGCGGGCTTCTGCGCCGATCTGGTGCGCACCCATGACTTCGTGCGCTACGCGTCGACCCTGTTCATGCCGGGGCCGGAACGGCGGGCGCTGCTTGCGCTCTACGCCTTCAACATCGAGGTCTCGCGCGTGCACGAGCAGGTCAGCCAGCCGCTACCCGGCGAGATGCGGCTGCAATGGTGGACCGACATGCTGGCCGGGGCAGGGCATGGCGGTGTCGAAGGCAATCCGGTCGCAGCCGAACTGCTGCAGGCGATCCGCACTCACCGCCTGCCGGTCTCGCCGTTGTCGCAGCTGGTCGAGGAGCACCAGTTCGATCTCTACAACGACCCGATGCCGTCGCTGGCTGCGCTCGAGGGCTATCTTGACGCTACGGCCTCAGTGCTGTTCTCGGAGGCCACGCGCATCGTGGCGCGGCCATCGGAGGCGATCGATCACCTGGCCCGTCATGCCGGCCTTGCCCAGGGCATGGCGCAGGTCATCGCGGCGCTGGGCCGCGACGCCTCGCGGCAGCAGCTGTTTCTGCCGCTACCGCTGCTTCAGCAGCACGGCAGCAGCAAAGAGGAGGTGTTTGCCGGCAAGCCGACGCCCAACATCCGTGCGGCGGTCGAGCAGCTCGCGGACGAGGCACTGGGCCATCTCAAGACCGCATTCGGGCTGCTCGCGGATGTGCCATCCGGCGTGCGGCCGATCTTTCTGCCGCTCGCTTATGTCAGGCGCGAACTGAACCGGGCGAGGAGGGCCGACAACGATCCGTTCCTGCCGCAACCGGTCTCACGCCTGCGCACGCTCTGGACGTTGTGGCGAGCCGCGCGCACCGAGGAATTCGGTCGCTAA
- a CDS encoding Mth938-like domain-containing protein: MSNSSDAPHLPRSAPIEAYGKGGFAFADMSHRGSLLCLPDAIWAWPVTRPQEIDEYSLQKVFASANAIDTLIVGTGTEVWVPPKGLREALRAVRVVLDPMQTGPAIRTYNIMLGERRRVAAALIAVP, from the coding sequence ATGAGCAACTCCTCGGACGCTCCCCATCTTCCGAGGTCGGCGCCGATCGAGGCCTACGGCAAGGGCGGCTTCGCGTTCGCCGATATGTCGCACCGCGGCTCGTTGCTGTGCCTGCCTGACGCGATCTGGGCCTGGCCGGTGACCAGGCCGCAGGAGATCGACGAATATTCGCTGCAGAAGGTGTTCGCATCGGCCAATGCGATCGACACGCTGATCGTCGGCACCGGCACCGAGGTCTGGGTGCCGCCAAAGGGCCTGCGCGAGGCCTTGCGCGCGGTGCGGGTGGTGCTCGACCCGATGCAGACCGGCCCCGCGATCCGCACTTACAACATCATGCTGGGCGAGCGGCGCCGCGTCGCGGCGGCGCTGATCGCTGTGCCATGA